In Candidatus Manganitrophus morganii, the genomic window ATGACCGTCCTGCCGGAGGTCGTCCGGACCAATGTCTATGCCAAAGATGGGACGATCATCTGGTCGAACGACCGCCGTTTTATCGGACACCGGTTCGATCCGAATCCGCAACTGGAAGAAGCCCTCTCCGGGAGGCTTGCCGTCCACAGCGGGGAATCGGGCAAGCCGGTGAAACCGGAGCATGTCTTCGATGAAGCGGTCCCTTATTTCGCCGAATTTTATATTCCCGTTTGGGACGGCGGAAAGGAGGCGGTGGCGGGGGTGGTGGAAGTCTACAAAAATCCGATCTCCCTTTTCCGGGAGATCGAGCAAGGGAGACGCCGGGTCTGGTGGAGCGCCCTCCTCGGCGGCCTTTTTCTTTATGCCACCCTCTTCTGGATTGTCCGGCGGGCCGCCGCCGTCATCCGACGGCAGCGGGAGCGCCAGGCCGCGACGGCAAATGAATTGACCCGGCTGCAGGGGCAGCTCGTCCAGGCGGAGAAGCTCTCGGCCATCGGAGAGCTGGTCTCCGGCGTCGCGCACGAGCTGAATAACCCGCTCACCAGCATCATCGGTTTTTCCGAGCTCCTTCTCACCGTTCCCGAGCCCGGTTCGATCCAAAAACGGCTGAAGATCATCCAGAGCGAGGCGCTGCGTTGCTCGAAGATCATCGAGAACCTCCTTGCCTTTGCCAGAAGAGAAGCCTTTTCACCGAGGGAGACCGACCTGTATGCCTTGCTGAAAAGAACCCTTGAAATCAAGGCCCGTCCCTTTTTATTGGACGACATCGAAGTGAAAGTCGACTTCGAAGATTCCCTCCCTGCGGTCTCCGCCGACGAGAGCCAGATTCAGCAGGTCTTCATGAACATCTTGAACAACGCTCAGCAGGCGATGATGGAGAAGACCGACCGGCGGACGCTGGTGATCGAGGGGAGGAGAAAAGAGGGGTTCATTCAGATTGTTTTTAAAGACAGCGGCCCGGGGATCCCCGAGGCGCTTTTGCCGAAGATCTTCGATCCTTTTTTCACCACCAAGCCGGTCGGGGTCGGCACTGGCCTCGGATTGAGCGTCTCGTATGGGATTATCAAAGCCCACGGCGGGCGGCTCTTTGCGGAGAGCCGGCGGGGGGGCGGCGCTCGGATTTACGTCGAGCTGCCGATCGAGCCGATCGGGGTTCCCGTTCGGGAAGGGGCGGAAGAGGTCGCGGGAGCCCCCTCCCGGGGCGACCGGGCGGTCTTGTCGGGAAAGCGGATTCTTGTCGTGGATGATGAAGCGCACATCGTGGAGATGATCCGGAACGCATTGTTGCAGCGGGGGGCCGATGTGACGACCGCCCCGGACGGTCCCGAGGCGCTGGCGTGGATCGAGCGCCGTCCCTTCGATCTGATTCTCACCGACATCAAGATGCCTCGGATGGATGGGGTCGATCTCTTCACGTCGATCATTCATCTGTCGCCCGATTTCTCGGAGAAGGTGATTTTTCTGACGGGGGACACGATGAACCCGCGGACCCGCGAATTTCTCCATCAGGGGGGGCATCCCTTCCTGGCCAAGCCGTTTGAAATCGAGCAGCTGCTCAATGCCATTTTAAAAAAGCTCGATCCCGCTCCGAACGCCGAACCGCGGAAAGGCCTGTAGGTTTTTTCAACATTCCGGGAAAGAAGAAATGCGTGCAAAACGCGCATCGAGATCGAATCGACGAAAAAGTAATCCGCGCTTCGTGGAAGCAAAGAGCCCCGCCCTTTATTTGGGCGGGGCTCTTTTTGTCTGCATCACTGCCTTGGCGCGCCCCGTTGTCCTTTGGCGGGGAGCTCGGGGATCTGGCGGACGCGGGTGGGGGAGCGGTTCTCGAAGCGCTCCGTCAGGTCGGAGGTCATCGGCTTGGCGCGCTTGCGGTAGACGTTGTCGGCCCGCTTCAGCTTCCGCGGGTTCTGAGCGGGGTTGCCTTTGGGGTGGGTCGTTCGTTTTTGCTTGGCGACTTTTTTATTGCTCGGCATGGTTCAATCTTCCTCCTTTGTAAAAGTTGAAAGACGTGATCATCCTTCCTTAAATTCAGTCTACTCTTAGTTAAAGAATTACTTCAAGATGGCCGCCGTTGGTCTTTTTTGGATAGATTGTGTTTCAGAATCTTCATTCGTCTTGTGGTATGTTCCCATTCTTTCAAGCCTTTTCATTTTGGTCTGCAAAGTTTTCTGCAATAAAAACTTTCTTGTGATCTTGGCACCGATTCAGTATACTCCCTGAAAGAATCTAACTTGGGGAATCTTAATTTTCTTTTTGTACTTTCCGATCTGGGAGACCGAGTCAAAAAAAGTCCGGAGCCGAGAAGGAGGATGCAACAAAATCACCCTCTTTTATAGAGACTGGGTGATTCGGCAATTAGGAGCACTTAATTTGTTTCAATCCAAAGTGTAAAAGAGTTTAAATCCTAGAGGCTGTCGAGAGCCATATTCTTCGGAGCCCTGCTGCCTGATGTCTGTGCGCTTGCTTGATCCTAATCTACTTCCACCTACGCTGTGGGACAGTTCATCTGGAACTTTAATTCTCCCACCTGCACTTGCACGAGCGTATCAAACTGTAATTGACCGCCATGGCCTTAGAGAATTGGCCGAATCTCGTGATCAGAAAGATCCTCCCTATGGAGGTCCGGAAAAAGAAAGGACTGACAAGCATTTAGCCCAAGCATTTGTTAGCTCCGTAGCTCGAACACAGCTTGCTTTGTTAGATCCCAATAACGACTTACCTCTCGTGTCCAATAGCTTTATTTCTTGCCTTGCTGGAAACAGCGTGAATTTAACGGATGCCCCGTGCGGTGCCGGAGCTGCTGTTTTTTCCTTCCTTGCCAATATTGCGGAATTACGTTCTCAAAATGTGCTGCCTAGAGAACCTTTAGATGTCGTTTTAGTAGGTGCTGAGTTGTCAGGTTCGGCGAGGGCTTATGCCGAAGAAATTTTATTACAGCTTCGCCCGTCGCTGGAGGCGCAGGCTATTTTTGTTAACTCAGAGTTCAGGGAGTGGGATGTCACGAACTCGCTTAGTAATACCGACCTGATACAAAGGGTAACAATAACTTCCTCGAAGTGTTCTAAGCGTCTTCTCATTGTAGCTAACTTCAATGGTTACCTAGAAAAAGAAAGAAAACGAAAGGACTCGGTGCATCAGATAGAAGAACTCTTCCGTCATGCATCAGGCAAGAACAGTATGGCGATTTGGATTGAACCGAATATGAATCGTGCAACTAGCATCGGGGGGACCTTCTCTTGGCTCCGTGCTCTCCTAGGGGAAAAGTGGAGACAATTCGCGAGGGAGAGTTTTGGCGGGGATGATCCAAAACCAATTAGCACTTCGTCGGCTCACTTCCGGCTTCCTCTTAACCCGAATACCTCCGCTCGGCGGGTACATCTTGCAGTTATGTCCGTTGACTTAGGTCGAGCTAAATGAAACGTTTAAGGCCAGGCATCCTTTCTGTCCGGGCGATAAATCAATATCGCCGGCGTGATGTACTGTCCTATCTGGGCCTTCGATACTACCTCCAAAACTTGGCTTCTCGAACCGACCAATGGGCAGAACAGGTTGCTGTGGACCTTGTCCTGACACGCACAGTTGCCTCTTACTTTCATGCTTATCACTTTAAGGAAACCACAGATACGGGAATAATCGAGCACCGAGCAATTTTCCTCCCTGGTGCCAACGAGGCCCTTGCTGAAGCTGCCTTGCTTAAGGAGTGTGCAAACCGCGGGCATGCTTTCGGCAACCCTTCATGCGTTTTCAGCTACGAGTTGAACCATGGAAGTAGCCGCTCTGGAGTTTTTCGTAACTACATGGATGGCATTCGAGCTAGGCAACAGGCGGTGGCTAAAGCGTGTGATGCTACGCCGAATGGTATTGTCCTTTATACAGATATCAAGCGTTTTTACCCATCCATTCGATCAGACCTTGCAGTGCGGGTTTGGCGGCGACAGTCTGATATTGGGAGTCTCCCAGAGCGCTATCGGGATCTTGGTGAAAAGCTTATAAAGGAATATAGCATGGTAGGGAATGCTGGGGAACACAGCATTCTGACCGGGCCTATGTTTAGCCATCTTCTAGGTAATCTGGTGTTGAGGGAAATTGATGACTCTGCAGCAAAACTTCCAGTGAAATACTTCCGTTATGTTGACGACATTATCCTCGTGGGTAGTTCGGACGCCGTAGTACAGTCGTTAGGTATTTTACAGAGCCGTTTCGGTGATCTAGGACTCATTCTTCATAATGAATCCTCTCCCAAAAATATTAAAGTGCCAGCTAGAGAATGGCTCCGTGGCCGTAATGACTTTCAAGACCCTCCCCAACGAACTCATTGGCTCAACCTGATCAGAGACTTAAAAAGGTTTCTTCTTCTAAATCCCCGGGAACGTGAAAACCTACAGGAAGCGTTTCGTAATGAAGGAATTCGAATTCCTATCCGAGACTATAGCAATGCGGTTCTTGAGCGCAGTTTCCTGGAGGGAATAGGTCATTTAATTAAAAAGCCTTGGTTTAGGGGGAGAGCCCAAGCCGTATCTATACAGTCCTTGCTCTCTCAGGCAAAGGAGCTTCGGAAAAAATATGAGGGCGAATTTCGTACTCTTACTGCCAATGCAGGAATGCTTTCCAGGTTTGAGCGTAAACGCCGAATTCCCAAATTGCGCTATCGTGCTGGCCGCCTAATTTACCTCGCTCCAGACAGCTCGCTTGAATCCCTTTATCGTTTAGCACGCGAATTTCCAGAGCTTCACTTTCATGCACAAGTTATGGATGCAGTCGCCAGAGGAAACGTCGACCGATTGTTGCCGATGGGATCAAACGCCGCGCAGGCCGCTGCGCAGCCTCTGAGAGCTGCCGGGAAACGGTGCACTACAACGCTCTTAGAATTTTCGAGTGCAGCAGACCAGTCTCTATCTGTTTTCCTACTTAACGGAGTATCAGTGGATAGGCCAAAATCAGCAACAGAGGGGTCAGACTTAATGCGCTTTGCGTCCTCTGGTTCTGATATTGGCCTCATGAAAGACTCCGAGCCTTTTATACGAGAGCTCGCCTGTCTCCACGGAATAACCGAATCGCCGCGGCACCCGGAAATTCTAGAAGACGTTTTCGATAAGGATGAAGATTTGGCTATGGATGCCATTGACCAGCTGCAACAATCAATATCTCTTTAAAACAGTTCCTGTATCTGAAGGGGTCTGATGTGTCAAGTCTGCTCTTGGCTCATCTAGAGTGAGAGAGAAAAACCTTAGAAAGTTTTCTCATTTTGTTTAAGAAGTAATCTCAACCTCTGTTCCCACCGGCACCACCCCTCCAGAGTTCTTCAGTCTCCAGATTCGTCACCGTAACACAACTCGCGTCCAATCAAAGAGTAGATGCCGGGCCCTATTCAAACAAAGTCCTCCCACCTCATACTCATGACTCATCATGTTCACTCCTATGAACCTATTGAACCTTCTGAAATGAAACAGGTGGCCGATGGGAATATTGTGGGAAGGGCGATCGACTCATCTCCATCCCCGCAGGTCGCCACGCCGTTGAATGCAGCCGTTTTCCCTGGTTCTCTGTAATAGCTATCATGCAGATTCTCCACGAAATGATTTTCGCGGAGATATTCTTCCTCGTGATTTTCTCCTGAAACATATATGTTTGGTATACTAACCCCGATAGATCAAAACTGAAAAACCTTCCTTAAACCGCCTGGCTGAAGCCGATAAAAAACAGTTCCACCGAATGGAGCCGAAGATGAAAACGATGAAGACAATTGGATTGATGTTTATTGGGATTGTTTTAAGTCTTACGCTCATTTCTTGCGGGGAGGACGGCTCCGACGGGGCGCTGGGTCCGGCAGGACCCGAGGGTCAGATCGGTCAGACAGGCCCGGCGGGATCCGACGGTCAGGATGGTCTTGATGGAGCGGCGGGGACCAACGGTCAGAATGGTCTTGATGGAGCGGATGGGTCCGACGGTCAAGATGGTCTTGATGGGACGGATGGGGCCGATGGTCAGGATGGTCTTGATGGGGCGCCGGGGCCCGGCGTCACCTGGGCCACCGTTTCCAGCGCCACGCAGGCTGCTCCGAACGGAGGCTATCTGACCAACAGCGCTTCAGAAGTCGTCATCACCCTCCCGCCCTCCGCCTCTCTTGCCGAGGGGGACATCGTTCAGGTCTCCGGGATCGGCGCGGGAGGGTGGCGGATCGCCCAAAATGCCGGGCAATCGGTCATCACAAAAAAGATGTTTGACCCGTCGGGTCCCCCTTGGGCGGCACGTGACTTGGGTCGAAACTGGATTGCGATGGCCTCCTCGGCCGACGGGACCCGGCTGGTCGCCGTCGTGAACGGGGGGCAGATTTACACCTCGACCGATTCGGGCGCGAACTGGACGGCCCGCGAATCGAATCGAAACTGGCGAGGGGTCGCCTCCTCGGCCGATGGGACCCAATTGGTCGCCGTCGTAGACGGGGGGCAGATTTACACTTCCACCGACGCGGGGGCCAATTGGACGGCGCGCGAGTCGAACCGAAATTGGATCTCCGTCGCCTCCTCGGCCGACGGGGCCCGGCTTGTTGCCGCGCCATTCGGCAGTCAGATTTACACTTCGACCGACGCGGGGGTGAACTGGACGGCGCGTGATTCGAGTCGGAATTGGATCGCCGCCGCCTCTTCGGCCGACGGCACCCAGCTGGTTGCCGTGGTAAACGGCGGGCAGATCTACACCTCCATCGATTCTGGAGTGAGCTGGACGGCGCGGGAGTCGAACCGGAATTGGTGGTCGGTCGCTTCTTCGGCCGATGGAACCCAACTGGCGGCCGCAGTGGCAAACGGACAAATTTATATCTCGGCCGACGCGGGGGTGAACTGGACGGCGCGGGATACGAATCGGGCTTGGCAGGCGGTCGCCTCGTCGGCCGATGGGATTCGACTGATCGCTGTCGTGGCGAACGGGCAGATTTATGTTTCCACCGACGCGGGGGCGACCTGGACGGCGCGGGAGTCGAATCGATTCTGGCTCTCGGCGGCGATGTCGGCCAACGGTGCCAAGCTGGTCGCCGCACACTTTGGCGGGCAGATTTATACCTCTATTCTCGGGGACGAGACCACCGCAGGGACGGCGGGATTTATCAGCGGAGAGCAGTTCGAGGCGATCGCGCTGCAGTACATCGGCGGCGATCAGTTCATCGTGCTCAGCCATATCGGTGTCTTAACGGCGAATTAAGCACGGCTGAAAGTCCGATCAATGAGACCGACTGTCCGAACGATCCAATGCGGGCAGCCGGTCTTTTATTTGTCGCGGCTGACCTCTTTCTTCCAACGCGATCGCTCAATCCCAGTCACCAGAAAGCCGTTGCTCTCTTGAAGCGGGAAGCGGCCGCCATTCTTCTATTTATCTCTTTTCCTGACTCCGGTATAATTCCATCCGATTATGTTCGCCGATGTGCAAACGCCCCAAGCGGGAGGAACCCAAATGAACACAGAACTCGTAGTGGCGCTGATCTCCGGCGGGATTGCGCTGGTGTCGGCCGGATTCGCCATGTGGGGTCAGTTCACCTCCGCGCGGCTGGCCGCCGATTTACAGAATCTTCAACTTGCGGAAGCCCGGCGGCTGGAGCGTGAGAAGACCGTCTCCCGTTACCGGGAGCCGCTCGCACGGGCCGCCCACGATCTGCAAAGCCGCTTGTATAACATCCTGGCGCAGGGATTTATCGGACTGTATGCCGAAAACCGGACGGAGCGGGAGCGATCGTACGTTCTGAACAACACCGTTTACCTGATCGCCCAGTACTTCGCCTGGACGGAGATCATCCGCCGCGATATTCAGCACATCGATCTCGGCACGGAGGAGGAGACCACCAAACTGGCGCGGTTGCAGGATAACACCTACCGGCTCTGGCAGACCGACCGGTTCGGTTCGCTCTTTCGTGTGTTCGCCGGAGAACAGCGCGCCATCGGCGAGCGAATGATCATCGAGACCCCAAGAGGACCCGAATGCATCGGCTACTCCGCCTTTCTCGATCAGAACCTAAGTGAAAAAGAGCCGCTCTTGAACGCCTTAAGAGAAGACGTGCGGGGATGTTCGGCGAGTTTGGAAGAAGCCCGCCCGCGTTTAATCGCCATTCAAAACGTCCTCATCGACCTCCTCGATTTTCTCGATCCCAATTACGTCCGGTTTCCGAAGGAGCGAAGGCGTAAGGTCGGGCAATAAGCCGGCGTGATCGCTGTTCCGAACCAAAGATCAGACCCTTCCCTTGGCAACGTTGAATAAATCCAATCTCCACAAATTCAAAGAACGCCCGCCTTCAGCAGCCACCACTCTCGACCCCAACCGCCATCAACGAAAGAGCGCCCCTTTATCCGGTGGGTCCAATTCCGCTATACTTGACTGACCTGGAGCAGAAGCGGTAAAGGAGGTCGATATGGCAGGAGATAAGATGTGGTTGTTCCCTTTTGTATTGGTCCTGGTCTTTTCTGCGGTCTCCGCGGAGACCGCGCATTCGCAGAGAATCGAGAACCGGGAAGCGAACCGGGAGGGATGGATCGATCATGAGACGAAATCAGCCGGATCTACCCTGATAGAGGAGCGGCGGCGGGCGGAGCTGGAGGAGCAGAGGGCGGCGGCGAACATGGAGGGGGTGGAGAGGCAAGGGCGTAGGCAGGCAAATAAAGAGGGGAGTCGGACGGGCGAAAGAGTGGAGCGCCGGTCGGCAGACTTTTCCGCTCCCGGCGCGCTCAACAACCGTTCCGAACAATCCAAATGAAAACAGAGACTGAACTGATTTGAAGTAAAGAAAGGCGCTTCGCTCTCAGAGAGCGAAGCGCCTTTCTTCTAAAGAACCGGAAGACGTGCGCGGGACGGACCACCCCCGTGTTATTTCTGAAGGATCGGTCTCTTGTAATCCGGCTCCAATATTCCTATACTATCAAAGGTCGTATCGCGCTCATTCCTCCCGTTGTGAGCATCCCAATCCCTGCGTCTCTGGCCCGACGACGTCCTAAGATGGGTTTAAAGAGGACGAAGAACAGGTCCATATCGTGGTCGTACGATCCCTAAAGAGACCATCCCATTTACTATTTATAATGAAAGGAAAGCATCATGGAGAGAGAAAAGGGAGTTTCTCCTTTATCTGCCGACCTTGATATCCCGCTGGAGCGCGACATCTTCTTGCGGACCCTGGTCAGAGAGTTGTCCGGGACCTTGCAAGAGATCATCGGCATCGAGGAGGCCTCGGGCTTCGTTAGTTTGGTCGGCCAGAACATGGGACTTGCAATCGACCAGGAGTATAAAAAAGCGCTCGGCGTCTCTCAGCTCACACAGGAGCAGGTGGCCGACGTGCTGGTCGATCTGAAGCGGCGGATCAAAGGGGATTTTTATATCATCGAGCAGGACGAGGAGAAGATCGTATTGGGAAACCGGGCGTGCCCTTTTGGAGAAAAGGTCATTGACCGGCCGGCCATGTGTATGATGACCTCGAATGTCTTCGGATCGATTGCGGCGGAAAACCTCGGCTATGCCAAGGTCGAGCTTCAGAAGATGATTGCCTTGGGAGATCCCGGCTGCCGGGTGGTCGTTCATCTCAAAAGAACGCCTGCGGCCGATGTATGCAAGGGAAGGGAGTATTTTCAGGGAGACCGTTCCGAGTGACCCCCAAAGCATTCTTGGCGCTTGCCAAGGCCCTTCCAGAAGGAATGCTGCTCGTGTCGGGAACAGGAAAGATCCTTGCCGCCAACCGCGCCCTGGGGGATCTTTTAGGTACCTCTTCCGAAGCGCTGACGGGGAAGCTTCTCTTCGACGTCGCCGCCTCTCCTCCGGAAAAGATCAAGACCTATCTTCAGGTCTGCTCGCGCAGCGGTCAGATGATGATCGGTACACTCTCCTTTGGCTTTCCACCGAAGAAGATCGACTGCCGCGCGGAAGGCGCCGCCGTCGCGCCCGGAACGAAAGGGAAGGCCGCGAAGATTCTACTCCGGCTGCGGCCGAAGGAGTCGGGCTCAACCCAATTCATCCTGCTGAACCGGCAGATCCAGGCGCTGACGCGCGAAATTACGATCCGACGGCGAACGGAGGAGAAGCTCAAGCGAAAGACGTCGGAGGCGGAGGAGGCGAGCCGCGTGAAGTCCCAGTTTCTCTCCAACGTCTCTCACGAGCTCAGAACGCCGCTCAATGCCATTCTCGGCTATACCTCTCTTCTATTGGATCAGGTCTACGGCCCCGTTGGAGAAGACATCAGAGAACCGCTGGAGAGGGCCAAGCGAAATGCAGACGATCTTTTAAGGCTGGTGAACGATGTGCTTGATTTCTCCAAGATCGAATCGGGAAAGATGCCGCTCGATCTGGCCCCGGTCGATATCTCTTCCTTAATACACGATGTGTATGTTGGAATGAAACTCTTCGTCGATAAGAAATCGCTTCGGGTTCACTGGAACCTGGAAAAAGCGCTTCCGATGATTGAATGTGACGCCAATAAGGTCCGACAGGTTTTCGTGAATCTTTTCTCCAATGCGATCAAGTTTACGAATGAGGGGGGGGTGACGATTTCGACACGGAATCGACCTGAGAAGGATGGAAT contains:
- a CDS encoding RNA-directed DNA polymerase, with translation MKRLRPGILSVRAINQYRRRDVLSYLGLRYYLQNLASRTDQWAEQVAVDLVLTRTVASYFHAYHFKETTDTGIIEHRAIFLPGANEALAEAALLKECANRGHAFGNPSCVFSYELNHGSSRSGVFRNYMDGIRARQQAVAKACDATPNGIVLYTDIKRFYPSIRSDLAVRVWRRQSDIGSLPERYRDLGEKLIKEYSMVGNAGEHSILTGPMFSHLLGNLVLREIDDSAAKLPVKYFRYVDDIILVGSSDAVVQSLGILQSRFGDLGLILHNESSPKNIKVPAREWLRGRNDFQDPPQRTHWLNLIRDLKRFLLLNPRERENLQEAFRNEGIRIPIRDYSNAVLERSFLEGIGHLIKKPWFRGRAQAVSIQSLLSQAKELRKKYEGEFRTLTANAGMLSRFERKRRIPKLRYRAGRLIYLAPDSSLESLYRLAREFPELHFHAQVMDAVARGNVDRLLPMGSNAAQAAAQPLRAAGKRCTTTLLEFSSAADQSLSVFLLNGVSVDRPKSATEGSDLMRFASSGSDIGLMKDSEPFIRELACLHGITESPRHPEILEDVFDKDEDLAMDAIDQLQQSISL
- a CDS encoding response regulator, whose translation is MPQEEKPFNLLRWFSVLSLLSISAITVFSAVLLSRLLSEKMIQRDAVLTMEFVQTLLEDQETAAYFGSGGTDRSREVLERFFEKMTVLPEVVRTNVYAKDGTIIWSNDRRFIGHRFDPNPQLEEALSGRLAVHSGESGKPVKPEHVFDEAVPYFAEFYIPVWDGGKEAVAGVVEVYKNPISLFREIEQGRRRVWWSALLGGLFLYATLFWIVRRAAAVIRRQRERQAATANELTRLQGQLVQAEKLSAIGELVSGVAHELNNPLTSIIGFSELLLTVPEPGSIQKRLKIIQSEALRCSKIIENLLAFARREAFSPRETDLYALLKRTLEIKARPFLLDDIEVKVDFEDSLPAVSADESQIQQVFMNILNNAQQAMMEKTDRRTLVIEGRRKEGFIQIVFKDSGPGIPEALLPKIFDPFFTTKPVGVGTGLGLSVSYGIIKAHGGRLFAESRRGGGARIYVELPIEPIGVPVREGAEEVAGAPSRGDRAVLSGKRILVVDDEAHIVEMIRNALLQRGADVTTAPDGPEALAWIERRPFDLILTDIKMPRMDGVDLFTSIIHLSPDFSEKVIFLTGDTMNPRTREFLHQGGHPFLAKPFEIEQLLNAILKKLDPAPNAEPRKGL
- a CDS encoding methanogen output domain 1-containing protein, with product MEREKGVSPLSADLDIPLERDIFLRTLVRELSGTLQEIIGIEEASGFVSLVGQNMGLAIDQEYKKALGVSQLTQEQVADVLVDLKRRIKGDFYIIEQDEEKIVLGNRACPFGEKVIDRPAMCMMTSNVFGSIAAENLGYAKVELQKMIALGDPGCRVVVHLKRTPAADVCKGREYFQGDRSE
- a CDS encoding PAS domain-containing sensor histidine kinase; its protein translation is MTPKAFLALAKALPEGMLLVSGTGKILAANRALGDLLGTSSEALTGKLLFDVAASPPEKIKTYLQVCSRSGQMMIGTLSFGFPPKKIDCRAEGAAVAPGTKGKAAKILLRLRPKESGSTQFILLNRQIQALTREITIRRRTEEKLKRKTSEAEEASRVKSQFLSNVSHELRTPLNAILGYTSLLLDQVYGPVGEDIREPLERAKRNADDLLRLVNDVLDFSKIESGKMPLDLAPVDISSLIHDVYVGMKLFVDKKSLRVHWNLEKALPMIECDANKVRQVFVNLFSNAIKFTNEGGVTISTRNRPEKDGIEISIQDTGIGIRSEELPKIFDLFHQADPTATREFGGVGLGLAIVKEIVHLLKGEIQVESEYGKGSTFTLFLPCRSGKLTAS